AATAATTGAGTACTATTATAGAATAAAAAACCTTACATCTGATTGAGtctattttaaaacttttcttAAACATTCACTTTTGACTCCTCatataatcctttttttttttacatcttgaTTCCGATTACTTGCAgctctttaaatattttatgtggtaatatatttatatctctTTCCCCTTCGTCCTTCTTCTATTGTTTCCTTCAGATGCCTATTGTTCAGTAAGCGGAACACTGCACCCGCAGGTGCTGCAGTTTCACAGCCAGTGCCTGTCCCTGTGTGGGGACATCCAGCTGATGTTGGCACAGAATGCCAACAACAGAGCAGCCTACCTGGAGGAATACAGCTACCAGACCAAAGAGGACCAGGAGATCCTGCACAGCCTGCACAGAGAGAGCAGCTGCCAGGGTCGGTCACTAAAGACAGACGATCATACAATCATTACAGCACATAGTGTTTGGCTTTCTTGCCTGATGTATTGAAATCAGGGGTGTTTGCAAACACCATATCCTGGTGTACACCGTCCTCTTGTTTGTATCAGTTCCACCAACATCATTCACAATAACATTTCAGAGCTTGTTTTACCCACATGTCATATCATTTTTTTGCCTCGTCGTTGTGTTTAGTTACTGTTCATTACATTTGTCAATGCTTCTGCTCTCTACCCCCTAGCCTTCAACATGGCAGCGGACCTGGCCATGGACCCGGAGTACCAGCTGTTTGTTAGCAGTAAGTGCTACGAGGCAGCATATGAACTGCTTGTCTCTGAGGCTTTAAAAGATCATGCCTCAGATCAGCTGGCTCAGGTGCTCAAAAGGTTGGGAAACATCCACAACGAAATGGGAGTCTACTATATGAACCAGGCTGCAGCCATGCAGACTGAGAAAGAAGGTAGGTTGGATAAAACGGATGGAACCAATATACTAAGTGGACATAAAAGAGTACAATAACAGTTATTCATTTGAACTTGCATGAGTCAGTTGAAATTAAGATACTTCGCACTGGAAATTATAATGTCCAGTAAACATTGTATTTTGCTCCATTGTCCATGTTGCTGTATCTAActgactgcccccccccccctcgccttTTAGTGAAGAAGTCGGTGTCAGTAGTAGAACAGGAGATGTGGAAAAAGAGTTTTGCCTTCTTTGAGAAAGGCATGAAGAACTTTGGGGCCATTGAGGACAGCACCAACACAGCCTTGCTGCTGTGTAATACTGGCAGGCTGATGAGAATCTGTGCTCAGGCCCACTGTGCCCTGTCCTCCGACCAGAGCAGAGGGGAGTTCTCACCTGAAGAGGCCCTCTACTACAACAAGGTGCAACGTCAAACCCTTTGTCTTAAACTCTGCGTTGAGCATTCACACTGAAGCAACAATATCTGTCTTTTTATAAATGTCCCTCCACTAACATGCTCTtcctaatacattttttacccTAGGCCATAGATTACTACTCGCGGGCTATAAAGTCACTGAAAAGCCGAGACAACCATTCAGCAGTGTGGGACAGTGTAATCTGGGAGCTGTCCACTACCTATTTTACCCTGGCTACACTTCTGCAGGACTACGCCCCGCTGTCCAGGAAGGCCCAGGAGCAGGTGGgtttgttttgcaaatattctaaattaagtgtattttaggaaaaaacatacacacattttgataATCTTGCTGAACATCATATGTCTGTGCTGTGTGGCAACCTTTATGTCctcaaaaaaatcaatgttttacaAATGTCAAGAAAAGAATATCAAGATCATTGATGCCAAAAGGTAATCATggtgaatatatatatgtgtgcatgaTTAGCTGTTTTAGCACCAGTAATGGCTCGACATGAGATCAAATTTGAAATTATCCATCCCTGTGTGCGTTTTCCCAGATTGAGCGGGAGGTGACGGAGGCGATGATGAAGTCCCTCAAGTACTGCGACCTGCAGACTGAGTCGGCTCGGCAGCCGCTCTACCAGTACAGAGCTGCCACCATCCACCACCGCCTGGCCTCTATGTACCACAGCTGCGTCCGCAACCAGGTGGgaaacacaattatttttttcttaatgtccTGAAGTTTCTCTCCTAACACCTGTTATAGTATAACagccccaaaataaaaaatacagaaagcaAATTACATGACAGTATCATATGAACAGAACAATTGTACAATTGTAGCAAAGTCAtgatatacataaatacaaaaacaaataagagaTGCATCTTTGCTATCACCCTCCAGTATGTTTTTGTGCTAATAATTCATAGTCTTAGCTCACCCTTTTTGTTAACGCCAAAAGACAAAAGGTTATTTCttactgagaaaaaaagaacacacagacTAGAATAAAATTACTGGTGATGGGATGTTTGTGTTTCATACTTACAGCAGTATAATACACACTAAAGGATGTCTGTGTTTCTGGCTGTAATTGGGTGACAGGTGGGGGATGAACACTTGAGGAAGCAGCATCGCAGCTTGGCAGAGCTTCACTACAGCAAGGCTGTCTCGTTGTTTCTCAGCCTTAAAGATGCACCGTGTGAGCTGCTCCGCACGCTCTTGGAGAGGGTGGCCTTTGCTGAGTTTACCATGGCAGGTGAGCAACTACTGTCAGCGTTTGGTTTTGCCAAGAGAACATACTAGCATTTGAATCAGTGGCCTCTTAAGCGTAACGtttttatgtgttgtgtttctacAGGTCAGAGCAGCAACGCGGCTAAGCTGAAGAGCCTGACTGGAGCAGTTGAGATCATGACAGAAACACGCCATGCTTTCCAGCTGATTCAGAAAGAGCTGCTGGAGGAGCAGACAGAGGTACATTTCAGAGTAGCAGATGGGAATGCTTTCTCATGCATCTTTGCTTTCTGGATCACACGATGTAACCTACAACATCTTTTCCTTTCACCTCTTGTGCTGTAGTTGAGTGAACCAGACCCTGCTGAATCAGCAGCGTGTCCTGATGTGGCTGCTGGTCTCGCCTCAGGACTGAACCTCCAGGAAGTGATGAAGTTAATTGCCGTGTTTGAGCCGAGTTTCTccttcctgctgctgcagctaaTCAAACTGATGACGACGATGAAACGGAAACCAAGGTGAGCATGGAATACCCTTTAGGTATCTCATTTCCTTTTGAACTTTCACAATGTTCACTCCTGACAaacctgtttgtgtttattaCAGCAATAAGGATGAGGAGCTGTTGAAGACCTATAAGAATGTGTACTCCAAGCTGCTGCGAGCTGAGAAAAACACACCTCTCCACAGCCGTGTCGAGCTCCACATAGAGCTTCTGCAGCAGCTGACCccgcaaacaggaagtgacgaCACGGGTACGGATTCATGATAATTACATAAACCATAGCAAGTAAGACACTCAAGACCTTAAGTCTTCTCTAAGCCCCACTTGGGGGAAGACTTTGAAGACTCAACAACGTCTTCTCAAAAATGCTGTGACAGAAAATGATGATTTATAGAAACCATTATTAATAGGCACATGCTCAGGCAACACCGTCCTAGTCTGAATTACACTTTCAAAGCTAATTTCACCTCCTGcgccttttaaaaacaaatttatctTTTTCTAACATTTGCATCACAGGTTTTGAATTGTACATTTATGTAACAAAGAGTTGTAAATTCAGAagatattatttaaatttttatctTATTGCTTAAGCAGTTATGGGCCACATGTGAAGCTCCTATGTGTGGGATTTGTTGTTGAATGTCCCATCATCCCCTGGATCGCCTCATTTTTCTCCAAACAAAAACCTACGGCATACGAAAGATTTCAAAATGGTATAATCGCATTTAACTCCTACACACAGGCgattaaaaagagagaaattattCAGCACATGCTCACGAAAGTGATGATTCATCTGAATATAATTGGTATTTTTGATATTCAACAATACCAATAATGCTGTGAATAAAATAGATTGAAATGTGACTGAAGGCTGACAAGTTAAAATAAGATCAAAAGTGTGCAATAGTTTGGCAACATTCAATGCAAACTCAGGCTAGCCTGTCCATGGATGTTTGTATACATGTGAGTTTATATCAGCTTGGTTTGCTgtgacatgaaaataaaaaggtttttcaatTTCATGTGCTGTATTTCTGGAAATGCTCCCACTCATGATATtgtatattgtactgtattatCATCCTAATGCTAATGTGCTCTTGGGCAAATAGGACACATCCAATTAacttttagtttagttaatATTATCTTTGGATAACAAATATACATTATGATCTAACATACTGGActattatttgaattttttatcctgacatttaaacatttgcTAAAAGATCTCAAAACCTTGAAAAGACATTCATAGACAAGTTCATAAAAGATTTGAAGTGGGTCAGACAACAATGTACCGGTTGGGTTCTGGCGTTGGTCCTGGTTGCACCGCTCAACCCGGGCCACTGAAGAAGGGACATGATGTTTTCAATACTGTGTCAGTGAACTGGGTCACCCCACTGTTACTGAACTGGATCAACACCAGATGGAGCTGCAGGTGGGAGCCAAACTGTCCCTGCACCTCATTAATCAGGCGGGCCCCTCAGTGCTGTGGGGGACTGACTGTCGGACAGTGACTGAAGGTAAGACTCGAGAAGGAGCCACAGAATCATTCAAAATGCCAGCGGGGACTTTGAACCTAAATTTTGAGATTAGAGCTaaattttaaagacatttcaaagcatgaaaaaaaatagatttttttctgttgaatatGAAGATTAAGTACAAATATAACTAAGTGGGCACTGAAAATCGAGATAAGAACAACAGTTATTTTTATATCATATTAATGCACTttgtaaaactgttaaatacAGAACATgatattttgacaaaaaaagagtgatGAGGGTCACAGATGAAGGGAAATTACTCCTAAAACAAGTAATATGATCTATTACTCTGCTATCGAGACAATGTGCTTCTGTGTATTATATAGTGTATTAAGGTCTACTGAGAACTCTGGGTTAGTCAGTCATTGTATGACACAGCGGTCAGAATTCTGGGGTCCCTCTTGGGAGGTTGGAGGTTTCTGCTCTTGGTACTGAGAAGCTCCATGGTCCAAAATGTTTTGGAGGACATCTTTGCTCTCACTACGTGGTAGATTGTAGAAAAAATACAATGGTGCCATCTGAACGAACCTAGTAGGAGAGAGGACAATATTGTTGGTAAAAAAAGCGCagtcaaaaaaactttttggggGTTGAATGTACTAACCTATAATTAACTTCAATTTGGGTTAGGTTTGAATGACTGATTTCTGTCTGAGAGAAGATTTACAGTACTTATTTTAAGATATGGAACCTAAGAGAGCATGACAAAGGCTGCAGAGCTTTCTCTTCCTCAGTTAAACTGCAGTTCCACATGCTCAGTGATCTGTGCTATCTATAATCCCCTCTCCAGCCAGCTGATACTTGAGAACAGGATTAGGATACCTCCTCTCACAACCAGCATGACTAGTCTCTGCTGAACTGGGGCTTTACGTCTGGACCAAGAGGGGAAGAGAATGTGTCCGTCTGAATACTTTTAAAGcttctttaaatgtgaagataCGAGGGGTGCTCTACTCAGTTCTTTTAAAGCAACAGGAGACGGCAGTCTAGTCATCAAGACTGTAAATGGTCAGTTACGTGACTGTAAAACAAGTGCACAGtttagaatataaaaaaaaaaaaaatgttaacaagGCTGAGGCTTACTCCTCCGGTGTTATGTGGGTTGCGGTGCGAAGGCAGTTGTCCTCAGAGAAGGAGTGCTCGTAGAACAGCACCCACTCAGGCAGGCCCAGCTTGGGGCTCTTGGCTCCATAGCCAGACAGAGGATGGATCTGTGCCACATGCCTATGGGTCAGAGTGAAGTAGTTCCCCGATCCATCCACGTCCCGCGCCACCTGAGGTAAATCACAGCCAGGAACAGTCAGATGACTTTCCCAAAAAAGGGTCACTATACTAATATGTAGTGTAGAAAGATAGAGTTTAGCGAGGTAGCCGTCACACGCAGGTAGAGGTTTCTTTAGGGTGactctgtgtttctgtgatgcattcatgtgctGTTGGAATTATCAGAGAAAGTGCCCTTCTGTAATTCCATTATTCTTTTGAGTGATATAATAAAGTAATGTTTTCTGACCTGCATGAAAAAACCTGCCAGCAGAGCTCTTTTAATGTTGCGGGTGTTGCTTCGGGAACCAAAGGCCGGCACTGAGATGGGCAGCTCGATCCTCTTTAGGGTGTCGGTGAGCTCCGTATGAAGAGCGTCAGCCATCAGCAGAGCAGCGTGGTTCAGGTAGAAATCCTGACACCATTTCTCCACATTACAGTCTAACAAGGAAAGAGGACAGAGCCCAGGTAGATGATTACAGGAAAGCACAGTCGGTGATGGATAAATAGGGATGGGACAATAATCAATACAGCTATttgtgaaaacattgttttgatttagtttttttgctctACTGTCTAACTGGTAAAGTATATTTTCCCTAATTCTTTAGATTGATGtaactattaaaaaaagtataattctCATTATATTTTGTGATTATTGCAAATACACCCATTGGTATTACTGTTTAATGTCAATAAACTTGTTTTGCTAAGAATTGCAAtgatgtgtctttgtgtgtgtgtgtgtgtctgtctgtctgtctgtctgaatgacTGACTGTTTAAACTCACATGGATCCTGCTGGCACTGTTTAAAGGCCTTGTAGATATTGATAAGGGTGAAGTGGTCTCCCGCGGGGTTCTGGAACTTCATGTGGCACTGAGTCGTTTCTGGCTTCAGGTCCGCAGAGGGAACCATGTAGCAAGTTGGTACtaaaaaatccaaaagacaCATGTAATGGTTAGAACTTACTGTTTACTAGATAATAACAGATGAGTTCAAATGGCAGGCTAGCATATGGTACCTGTTAGCATGGCAGCGATGATGACTACCTCGCTGACACAGTCAAACTCACAGGAAGCGAGCAGCGTTTTGGCCATTTGGGGCTGCAAGGGGAATTCAGACATGATGATGCCCATCTCAGACAGGTTGCCATCATTATCCAGAGCTGCAAGGTAGTCTAGCTCCTCCAAAGCCTGCATTAAGCCTTCAGGATCTGGGTTGGAAAGGTTTTTAGatcatgcattgttttttgatttaacTAAAATCAACTGGGAACTACATCGTGCAGAGAACCAGTTCAAGTCCTTATGACCATCTAATATTTAAAGtgattattaattaaatataagtCCACTCTGACTAAAACTGTTACGGAATATTTTTCGGTTTTCATGACGTCTAATGCAAAGTGGTGGCCCACTGGGACAATCCCCCTGCAGTATTCTGGCACACTGGTGGGCACGCTCAGAATAAAAAGCCATCAGAAGATTAGGATTCTATAATCCTCAACAACAATTgccatgaaaaaaatgaaaagtctttCAGGGTACAAATGagattttctattttgtctttgcaaaaaatatgatttttacTTTGAATCTAAGAGATGTGGACacaaagatgaagaagaaggggtgtgtgtgtttgtgtgtgtgtgtgtgtgtgtgtgtgtgtgtgtgtgtgtgtgtgtgtgtgtttttggggggggggctctaaAACAAAGGGCTCTAAAAGGATGCTAGCAGAACTAGAGCTGTCAGTTCAGCTGAGACACGGCTCACTGACTCCCAATAAAAACATTCCTGTGTGTTGGAACAAAAGGGAACGGACTGACTGAACCCAAAAATCATCTCATTAttgctgaggatgatgggaaatTTAGTGGAACACCAGGAGCCAATACAAATGGCCACAAAAACACTTAGTATGTCTACTTTATGTAGCCTAAATCTTACCCGGCCTGTCGATGAAGTCACAGTGGCCCAGTCCCGCGATCTCCATCCTCTTCAAGAAGAGCACAGTGGAAGAGATGTCAGACTCCACAACATGTGGGCGTACCTCGATAGGAAGCGGTCTGTCTTCTGGgtacagacaaaaacacttgcctaaagaagagaaagatcCTTTTTAGACAGGTCAGCAGCCAGAGATTTACATCACAAGTcttttgtaaaaagaagaaCTTCTCACCCGTTGGACCTGCCAGCTGTTTGCGACTCTTGGCTTGACCCGCGCTGATTGGCTGAACGATGACTGAGTTGGTTCTGATCCTGGGGTTGTAGACCTGCAGCATCACAGTGTGGTGACCTTGATTATACACAGTGTTGGAatataactaagtacatttactcagatACTTTATCTATGCTACGTTTTGTTGTGGTGGCTATTGTTGAACTTTTTCCTTACACTACATTCATGTGACAGCTACAGTTACTAGTTGCTTAGCAGACAGAGATTTTACATCTTCAACttatatcttcttttttagatttagatC
This portion of the Etheostoma cragini isolate CJK2018 chromosome 17, CSU_Ecrag_1.0, whole genome shotgun sequence genome encodes:
- the LOC117960146 gene encoding putative pre-mRNA-splicing factor ATP-dependent RNA helicase DHX32; this encodes MAQDITSLTGEDCFEGNSPCWSFTGPLSQGDKEHDDILELNQFDGLPYSSRFYKLLSERKELPVWKAKCEFMDTLAKGPFVIVSGSAKTGRSSQIPQWCAEFCLSVQFQHGMVVCTQIHAQQAVDLALRVADEMDVNIGHEVGYSIPLETCSTNDTVLRYCTDDMLLREMMSDPLLERYGVVIVDQAHQRTVATDVLQGLLKDIALQRPELRVVLLTAVKPVPKQLAHFTGSAAPLIGLDSPGAGEVVHSSTSDSYFCSALRLVLEIHHSEEEGDVVVFLVTTQEIDLAHEILCHEGHSLSPDLGELLPVAVHPSQPGNLPILGEEETGRPRRVFLTSSPNEDFFWAVSSIRFVIDAGLEKRYVYNPRIRTNSVIVQPISAGQAKSRKQLAGPTGKCFCLYPEDRPLPIEVRPHVVESDISSTVLFLKRMEIAGLGHCDFIDRPDPEGLMQALEELDYLAALDNDGNLSEMGIIMSEFPLQPQMAKTLLASCEFDCVSEVVIIAAMLTVPTCYMVPSADLKPETTQCHMKFQNPAGDHFTLINIYKAFKQCQQDPYCNVEKWCQDFYLNHAALLMADALHTELTDTLKRIELPISVPAFGSRSNTRNIKRALLAGFFMQVARDVDGSGNYFTLTHRHVAQIHPLSGYGAKSPKLGLPEWVLFYEHSFSEDNCLRTATHITPEEFVQMAPLYFFYNLPRSESKDVLQNILDHGASQYQEQKPPTSQEGPQNSDRCVIQ